A stretch of Primulina tabacum isolate GXHZ01 chromosome 13, ASM2559414v2, whole genome shotgun sequence DNA encodes these proteins:
- the LOC142522226 gene encoding putative LRR receptor-like serine/threonine-protein kinase At5g10290 isoform X2 — protein sequence MWVISEMDLIIGVLMLASLFSFVSPDAQGDALIALKDGLNASSGQLKDWNPNLVNPCTWSKVICDGTIVTTVTLSNMGFTGTLSPKIEILKMLTTLQLQGNGITGKIPEEYGNLTSLTMLDLENNRLTGEIPSSLGNLKKLTFLVLSQNNLSGTIPESLSDLTNLVTIQLASNNLSGKIPENLFQISQYNFTGNNLNCGINSAHLCAHGSEGGTSKSKTGIIVGIMVPLLVIVILGGLLLLFLWKSRRKGHRREVFVDVAGEVDRRIEFGQLKRFSWRELQLATDSFSEKNVLGQGGFGKVYKGVLADNTKVAVKRLTDFESPGGDTAFQREVEMISVAVHRNLLRLIGFCTTPTERLLVYPFMQNLSVASRLRDLKPGEPVLDWPTRKRVALGTARGLEYLHEHCNPKIIHRDVKAANVLLDEDFEAVVGDFGLAKLVDVRKTNVTTQVRGTMGHIAPEYLSTGKSSEKTDVFGYGIMLLELVTGQRAIDFSRLEEEDDVLLLDHVKKLQLERRLDGIVDCNLDQNHNIHEVEMMIQVALLCTQSSPEDRPAMSEVVRMLEGEGLAERWEEWQHVEVSRRQEYERLHRRFDWGEDSIYNQDAVELSGGR from the exons ATGTG GGTGATATCGGAGATGGACCTGATTATTGGAGTTTTAATGCTGGCaagcttgttttcttttgtctcCCCTGATGCACAAG GAGATGCTCTGATTGCTTTGAAAGATGGGCTTAATGCTTCCAGTGGTCAGCTCAAGGATTGGAATCCGAATCTAGTAAATCCTTGCACTTGGTCCAAAGTTATATGTGACGGTACCATTGTAACGACGGT GACGTTATCAAACATGGGATTTACTGGAACCTTGTCACCAAAAATAGAGATTCTGAAAATGCTCACGACACT TCAACTGCAAGGAAATGGCATAACTGGAAAGATACCTGAGGAGTACGGAAATTTGACAAGCTTGACAATGTTGGATCTGGAAAATAATCGTTTAACAGGAGAAATACCATCTTCCTTGGGCAATCTGAAAAAACTTACATTTTT GGTTTTGAGTCAAAACAATCTCTCTGGAACAATTCCCGAATCACTTTCTGATCTTACAAACTTGGTTACCAT CCAGCTCGCATCAAATAATCTTAGTGGGAAAATTCCTGAAAATTTATTTCAGATTTCCCAGTACAA TTTTACGGGGAACAACTTGAATTGTGGCATTAATTCTGCCCATCTCTGTGCTCATGGAAGTGAAG GTGGTACAAGTAAATCAAAGACTGGTATAATAGTGGGGATTATGGTTCCGCTCTTGGTGATTGTTATTCTTGGAGGTTTGCTCCTATTGTTTCTGTGGAAGAGTAGGCGTAAAGGCCATAGGCGAGAAGTTTTCGTTGATGTTGCAG GTGAAGTTGACCGAAGAATTGAATTTGGTCAATTGAAGAGATTTTCTTGGAGAGAATTGCAGCTTGCTACGGATAGTTTCAGTGAGAAAAATGTCCTAGGACAGGGAGGTTTTGGAAAGGTTTATAAAGGAGTGCTTGCCGACAACACCAAAGTTGCGGTTAAACGTTTGACTGATTTTGAGAGTCCTGGAGGAGATACAGCATTCCAGCGCGAAGTCGAGATGATAAGTGTGGCTGTTCACAGAAATCTTTTACGACTGATCGGCTTTTGCACCACCCCAACTGAGCGCCTTTTGGTCTACCCATTTATGCAAAACCTGAGTGTTGCCTCTCGTCTACGag ATCTTAAACCTGGGGAGCCTGTCTTGGATTGGCCTACTCGAAAACGGGTGGCACTAGGAACTGCACGTGGATTAGAGTACCTCCACGAACACTGTAATCCTAAAATCATTCATAGGGATGTTAAAGCAGCCAATGTGTTGCTGGATGAAGATTTTGAAGCTGTTGTTGGTGATTTTGGCTTGGCAAAATTGGTCGATGTCAGAAAAACGAATGTTACAACTCAGGTTCGTGGCACAATGGGCCACATAGCTCCTGAATACTTGTCCACGGGGAAATCATCAGAAAAGACCGATGTTTTTGGCTACGGGATAATGCTTTTAGAGCTCGTCACTGGCCAACGAGCTATAGACTTCTCGCGCTtggaagaagaagatgatgtCTTACTGCTTGACCAT GTGAAGAAACTTCAGTTAGAAAGAAGACTGGATGGCATTGTCGACTGCAACTTGGACCAAAACCACAACATTCATGAAGTGGAGATGATGATTCAGGTGGCATTGCTATGTACTCAATCCTCACCAGAAGACCGGCCAGCAATGTCTGAGGTTGTTCGAATGCTTGAAGGAGAAGGGCTCGCGGAGAGGTGGGAAGAATGGCAGCACGTTGAAGTCTCTAGGAGGCAAGAATACGAGAGGTTGCACAGGAGATTTGACTGGGGAGAAGATTCCATTTACAACCAAGACGCAGTTGAATTGTCCGGTGGGCGATAA
- the LOC142522226 gene encoding putative LRR receptor-like serine/threonine-protein kinase At5g10290 isoform X3 — protein MVISEMDLIIGVLMLASLFSFVSPDAQGDALIALKDGLNASSGQLKDWNPNLVNPCTWSKVICDGTIVTTVTLSNMGFTGTLSPKIEILKMLTTLQLQGNGITGKIPEEYGNLTSLTMLDLENNRLTGEIPSSLGNLKKLTFLVLSQNNLSGTIPESLSDLTNLVTIQLASNNLSGKIPENLFQISQYNFTGNNLNCGINSAHLCAHGSEGGTSKSKTGIIVGIMVPLLVIVILGGLLLLFLWKSRRKGHRREVFVDVAGEVDRRIEFGQLKRFSWRELQLATDSFSEKNVLGQGGFGKVYKGVLADNTKVAVKRLTDFESPGGDTAFQREVEMISVAVHRNLLRLIGFCTTPTERLLVYPFMQNLSVASRLRDLKPGEPVLDWPTRKRVALGTARGLEYLHEHCNPKIIHRDVKAANVLLDEDFEAVVGDFGLAKLVDVRKTNVTTQVRGTMGHIAPEYLSTGKSSEKTDVFGYGIMLLELVTGQRAIDFSRLEEEDDVLLLDHVKKLQLERRLDGIVDCNLDQNHNIHEVEMMIQVALLCTQSSPEDRPAMSEVVRMLEGEGLAERWEEWQHVEVSRRQEYERLHRRFDWGEDSIYNQDAVELSGGR, from the exons AT GGTGATATCGGAGATGGACCTGATTATTGGAGTTTTAATGCTGGCaagcttgttttcttttgtctcCCCTGATGCACAAG GAGATGCTCTGATTGCTTTGAAAGATGGGCTTAATGCTTCCAGTGGTCAGCTCAAGGATTGGAATCCGAATCTAGTAAATCCTTGCACTTGGTCCAAAGTTATATGTGACGGTACCATTGTAACGACGGT GACGTTATCAAACATGGGATTTACTGGAACCTTGTCACCAAAAATAGAGATTCTGAAAATGCTCACGACACT TCAACTGCAAGGAAATGGCATAACTGGAAAGATACCTGAGGAGTACGGAAATTTGACAAGCTTGACAATGTTGGATCTGGAAAATAATCGTTTAACAGGAGAAATACCATCTTCCTTGGGCAATCTGAAAAAACTTACATTTTT GGTTTTGAGTCAAAACAATCTCTCTGGAACAATTCCCGAATCACTTTCTGATCTTACAAACTTGGTTACCAT CCAGCTCGCATCAAATAATCTTAGTGGGAAAATTCCTGAAAATTTATTTCAGATTTCCCAGTACAA TTTTACGGGGAACAACTTGAATTGTGGCATTAATTCTGCCCATCTCTGTGCTCATGGAAGTGAAG GTGGTACAAGTAAATCAAAGACTGGTATAATAGTGGGGATTATGGTTCCGCTCTTGGTGATTGTTATTCTTGGAGGTTTGCTCCTATTGTTTCTGTGGAAGAGTAGGCGTAAAGGCCATAGGCGAGAAGTTTTCGTTGATGTTGCAG GTGAAGTTGACCGAAGAATTGAATTTGGTCAATTGAAGAGATTTTCTTGGAGAGAATTGCAGCTTGCTACGGATAGTTTCAGTGAGAAAAATGTCCTAGGACAGGGAGGTTTTGGAAAGGTTTATAAAGGAGTGCTTGCCGACAACACCAAAGTTGCGGTTAAACGTTTGACTGATTTTGAGAGTCCTGGAGGAGATACAGCATTCCAGCGCGAAGTCGAGATGATAAGTGTGGCTGTTCACAGAAATCTTTTACGACTGATCGGCTTTTGCACCACCCCAACTGAGCGCCTTTTGGTCTACCCATTTATGCAAAACCTGAGTGTTGCCTCTCGTCTACGag ATCTTAAACCTGGGGAGCCTGTCTTGGATTGGCCTACTCGAAAACGGGTGGCACTAGGAACTGCACGTGGATTAGAGTACCTCCACGAACACTGTAATCCTAAAATCATTCATAGGGATGTTAAAGCAGCCAATGTGTTGCTGGATGAAGATTTTGAAGCTGTTGTTGGTGATTTTGGCTTGGCAAAATTGGTCGATGTCAGAAAAACGAATGTTACAACTCAGGTTCGTGGCACAATGGGCCACATAGCTCCTGAATACTTGTCCACGGGGAAATCATCAGAAAAGACCGATGTTTTTGGCTACGGGATAATGCTTTTAGAGCTCGTCACTGGCCAACGAGCTATAGACTTCTCGCGCTtggaagaagaagatgatgtCTTACTGCTTGACCAT GTGAAGAAACTTCAGTTAGAAAGAAGACTGGATGGCATTGTCGACTGCAACTTGGACCAAAACCACAACATTCATGAAGTGGAGATGATGATTCAGGTGGCATTGCTATGTACTCAATCCTCACCAGAAGACCGGCCAGCAATGTCTGAGGTTGTTCGAATGCTTGAAGGAGAAGGGCTCGCGGAGAGGTGGGAAGAATGGCAGCACGTTGAAGTCTCTAGGAGGCAAGAATACGAGAGGTTGCACAGGAGATTTGACTGGGGAGAAGATTCCATTTACAACCAAGACGCAGTTGAATTGTCCGGTGGGCGATAA
- the LOC142522226 gene encoding putative LRR receptor-like serine/threonine-protein kinase At5g10290 isoform X1, producing MMRVISEMDLIIGVLMLASLFSFVSPDAQGDALIALKDGLNASSGQLKDWNPNLVNPCTWSKVICDGTIVTTVTLSNMGFTGTLSPKIEILKMLTTLQLQGNGITGKIPEEYGNLTSLTMLDLENNRLTGEIPSSLGNLKKLTFLVLSQNNLSGTIPESLSDLTNLVTIQLASNNLSGKIPENLFQISQYNFTGNNLNCGINSAHLCAHGSEGGTSKSKTGIIVGIMVPLLVIVILGGLLLLFLWKSRRKGHRREVFVDVAGEVDRRIEFGQLKRFSWRELQLATDSFSEKNVLGQGGFGKVYKGVLADNTKVAVKRLTDFESPGGDTAFQREVEMISVAVHRNLLRLIGFCTTPTERLLVYPFMQNLSVASRLRDLKPGEPVLDWPTRKRVALGTARGLEYLHEHCNPKIIHRDVKAANVLLDEDFEAVVGDFGLAKLVDVRKTNVTTQVRGTMGHIAPEYLSTGKSSEKTDVFGYGIMLLELVTGQRAIDFSRLEEEDDVLLLDHVKKLQLERRLDGIVDCNLDQNHNIHEVEMMIQVALLCTQSSPEDRPAMSEVVRMLEGEGLAERWEEWQHVEVSRRQEYERLHRRFDWGEDSIYNQDAVELSGGR from the exons ATGATGAG GGTGATATCGGAGATGGACCTGATTATTGGAGTTTTAATGCTGGCaagcttgttttcttttgtctcCCCTGATGCACAAG GAGATGCTCTGATTGCTTTGAAAGATGGGCTTAATGCTTCCAGTGGTCAGCTCAAGGATTGGAATCCGAATCTAGTAAATCCTTGCACTTGGTCCAAAGTTATATGTGACGGTACCATTGTAACGACGGT GACGTTATCAAACATGGGATTTACTGGAACCTTGTCACCAAAAATAGAGATTCTGAAAATGCTCACGACACT TCAACTGCAAGGAAATGGCATAACTGGAAAGATACCTGAGGAGTACGGAAATTTGACAAGCTTGACAATGTTGGATCTGGAAAATAATCGTTTAACAGGAGAAATACCATCTTCCTTGGGCAATCTGAAAAAACTTACATTTTT GGTTTTGAGTCAAAACAATCTCTCTGGAACAATTCCCGAATCACTTTCTGATCTTACAAACTTGGTTACCAT CCAGCTCGCATCAAATAATCTTAGTGGGAAAATTCCTGAAAATTTATTTCAGATTTCCCAGTACAA TTTTACGGGGAACAACTTGAATTGTGGCATTAATTCTGCCCATCTCTGTGCTCATGGAAGTGAAG GTGGTACAAGTAAATCAAAGACTGGTATAATAGTGGGGATTATGGTTCCGCTCTTGGTGATTGTTATTCTTGGAGGTTTGCTCCTATTGTTTCTGTGGAAGAGTAGGCGTAAAGGCCATAGGCGAGAAGTTTTCGTTGATGTTGCAG GTGAAGTTGACCGAAGAATTGAATTTGGTCAATTGAAGAGATTTTCTTGGAGAGAATTGCAGCTTGCTACGGATAGTTTCAGTGAGAAAAATGTCCTAGGACAGGGAGGTTTTGGAAAGGTTTATAAAGGAGTGCTTGCCGACAACACCAAAGTTGCGGTTAAACGTTTGACTGATTTTGAGAGTCCTGGAGGAGATACAGCATTCCAGCGCGAAGTCGAGATGATAAGTGTGGCTGTTCACAGAAATCTTTTACGACTGATCGGCTTTTGCACCACCCCAACTGAGCGCCTTTTGGTCTACCCATTTATGCAAAACCTGAGTGTTGCCTCTCGTCTACGag ATCTTAAACCTGGGGAGCCTGTCTTGGATTGGCCTACTCGAAAACGGGTGGCACTAGGAACTGCACGTGGATTAGAGTACCTCCACGAACACTGTAATCCTAAAATCATTCATAGGGATGTTAAAGCAGCCAATGTGTTGCTGGATGAAGATTTTGAAGCTGTTGTTGGTGATTTTGGCTTGGCAAAATTGGTCGATGTCAGAAAAACGAATGTTACAACTCAGGTTCGTGGCACAATGGGCCACATAGCTCCTGAATACTTGTCCACGGGGAAATCATCAGAAAAGACCGATGTTTTTGGCTACGGGATAATGCTTTTAGAGCTCGTCACTGGCCAACGAGCTATAGACTTCTCGCGCTtggaagaagaagatgatgtCTTACTGCTTGACCAT GTGAAGAAACTTCAGTTAGAAAGAAGACTGGATGGCATTGTCGACTGCAACTTGGACCAAAACCACAACATTCATGAAGTGGAGATGATGATTCAGGTGGCATTGCTATGTACTCAATCCTCACCAGAAGACCGGCCAGCAATGTCTGAGGTTGTTCGAATGCTTGAAGGAGAAGGGCTCGCGGAGAGGTGGGAAGAATGGCAGCACGTTGAAGTCTCTAGGAGGCAAGAATACGAGAGGTTGCACAGGAGATTTGACTGGGGAGAAGATTCCATTTACAACCAAGACGCAGTTGAATTGTCCGGTGGGCGATAA
- the LOC142522226 gene encoding putative LRR receptor-like serine/threonine-protein kinase At5g10290 isoform X4: MDLIIGVLMLASLFSFVSPDAQGDALIALKDGLNASSGQLKDWNPNLVNPCTWSKVICDGTIVTTVTLSNMGFTGTLSPKIEILKMLTTLQLQGNGITGKIPEEYGNLTSLTMLDLENNRLTGEIPSSLGNLKKLTFLVLSQNNLSGTIPESLSDLTNLVTIQLASNNLSGKIPENLFQISQYNFTGNNLNCGINSAHLCAHGSEGGTSKSKTGIIVGIMVPLLVIVILGGLLLLFLWKSRRKGHRREVFVDVAGEVDRRIEFGQLKRFSWRELQLATDSFSEKNVLGQGGFGKVYKGVLADNTKVAVKRLTDFESPGGDTAFQREVEMISVAVHRNLLRLIGFCTTPTERLLVYPFMQNLSVASRLRDLKPGEPVLDWPTRKRVALGTARGLEYLHEHCNPKIIHRDVKAANVLLDEDFEAVVGDFGLAKLVDVRKTNVTTQVRGTMGHIAPEYLSTGKSSEKTDVFGYGIMLLELVTGQRAIDFSRLEEEDDVLLLDHVKKLQLERRLDGIVDCNLDQNHNIHEVEMMIQVALLCTQSSPEDRPAMSEVVRMLEGEGLAERWEEWQHVEVSRRQEYERLHRRFDWGEDSIYNQDAVELSGGR; the protein is encoded by the exons ATGGACCTGATTATTGGAGTTTTAATGCTGGCaagcttgttttcttttgtctcCCCTGATGCACAAG GAGATGCTCTGATTGCTTTGAAAGATGGGCTTAATGCTTCCAGTGGTCAGCTCAAGGATTGGAATCCGAATCTAGTAAATCCTTGCACTTGGTCCAAAGTTATATGTGACGGTACCATTGTAACGACGGT GACGTTATCAAACATGGGATTTACTGGAACCTTGTCACCAAAAATAGAGATTCTGAAAATGCTCACGACACT TCAACTGCAAGGAAATGGCATAACTGGAAAGATACCTGAGGAGTACGGAAATTTGACAAGCTTGACAATGTTGGATCTGGAAAATAATCGTTTAACAGGAGAAATACCATCTTCCTTGGGCAATCTGAAAAAACTTACATTTTT GGTTTTGAGTCAAAACAATCTCTCTGGAACAATTCCCGAATCACTTTCTGATCTTACAAACTTGGTTACCAT CCAGCTCGCATCAAATAATCTTAGTGGGAAAATTCCTGAAAATTTATTTCAGATTTCCCAGTACAA TTTTACGGGGAACAACTTGAATTGTGGCATTAATTCTGCCCATCTCTGTGCTCATGGAAGTGAAG GTGGTACAAGTAAATCAAAGACTGGTATAATAGTGGGGATTATGGTTCCGCTCTTGGTGATTGTTATTCTTGGAGGTTTGCTCCTATTGTTTCTGTGGAAGAGTAGGCGTAAAGGCCATAGGCGAGAAGTTTTCGTTGATGTTGCAG GTGAAGTTGACCGAAGAATTGAATTTGGTCAATTGAAGAGATTTTCTTGGAGAGAATTGCAGCTTGCTACGGATAGTTTCAGTGAGAAAAATGTCCTAGGACAGGGAGGTTTTGGAAAGGTTTATAAAGGAGTGCTTGCCGACAACACCAAAGTTGCGGTTAAACGTTTGACTGATTTTGAGAGTCCTGGAGGAGATACAGCATTCCAGCGCGAAGTCGAGATGATAAGTGTGGCTGTTCACAGAAATCTTTTACGACTGATCGGCTTTTGCACCACCCCAACTGAGCGCCTTTTGGTCTACCCATTTATGCAAAACCTGAGTGTTGCCTCTCGTCTACGag ATCTTAAACCTGGGGAGCCTGTCTTGGATTGGCCTACTCGAAAACGGGTGGCACTAGGAACTGCACGTGGATTAGAGTACCTCCACGAACACTGTAATCCTAAAATCATTCATAGGGATGTTAAAGCAGCCAATGTGTTGCTGGATGAAGATTTTGAAGCTGTTGTTGGTGATTTTGGCTTGGCAAAATTGGTCGATGTCAGAAAAACGAATGTTACAACTCAGGTTCGTGGCACAATGGGCCACATAGCTCCTGAATACTTGTCCACGGGGAAATCATCAGAAAAGACCGATGTTTTTGGCTACGGGATAATGCTTTTAGAGCTCGTCACTGGCCAACGAGCTATAGACTTCTCGCGCTtggaagaagaagatgatgtCTTACTGCTTGACCAT GTGAAGAAACTTCAGTTAGAAAGAAGACTGGATGGCATTGTCGACTGCAACTTGGACCAAAACCACAACATTCATGAAGTGGAGATGATGATTCAGGTGGCATTGCTATGTACTCAATCCTCACCAGAAGACCGGCCAGCAATGTCTGAGGTTGTTCGAATGCTTGAAGGAGAAGGGCTCGCGGAGAGGTGGGAAGAATGGCAGCACGTTGAAGTCTCTAGGAGGCAAGAATACGAGAGGTTGCACAGGAGATTTGACTGGGGAGAAGATTCCATTTACAACCAAGACGCAGTTGAATTGTCCGGTGGGCGATAA
- the LOC142522228 gene encoding zinc finger protein STOP1 homolog has translation MDSSLDPITNLSLVQSRMDALHKFLSHSVNSGTLLGQPQMNMISSEINSAIRQIMVNGAALLSSSQLFSIHDQMKEEIPENPDPIKDPEAQIHVGDGFDDFEIVELDAVELLAEHVHFCEICGKGFKRDANLRMHMRAHGNQFKTTEALSKPEKGGVSTPRRMRFSCPYVECNRNKQHKKFKPLKSVICVKNHFKRSHCPKVYSCNRCNKKSFSVVADLKSHLKHCGERKWRCSCGTSFSRKDKLFGHIVLFEGHMPAMADDQENGKSAAASLVDDDDDEFKDNNGLFDGLDPIDDYCFQDVLNSPNSLNTTGSGIEGFFNF, from the coding sequence ATGGACAGCTCCCTCGATCCTATCACCAACCTTTCTCTAGTTCAATCCCGTATGGACGCACTCCATAAATTCCTCTCCCATTCAGTCAACTCCGGCACTCTACTGGGTCAACCCCAGATGAACATGATTTCTTCCGAGATCAATTCCGCCATCCGACAAATCATGGTCAATGGCGCTGCCCTATTGTCCTCCTCTCAACTTTTCTCGATTCATGACCAAATGAAGGAAGAAATTCCAGAGAACCCAGATCCCATTAAAGATCCCGAGGCTCAGATCCACGTGGGCGATGGGTTTGATGATTTCGAGATAGTTGAGCTGGATGCCGTGGAGTTGTTGGCGGAGCATGTTCATTTCTGTGAGATATGTGGGAAAGGATTCAAGCGCGACGCCAATCTGCGGATGCATATGAGGGCACATGGGAACCAGTTCAAGACCACGGAAGCTTTGTCGAAGCCCGAGAAAGGTGGAGTTTCGACCCCgcggaggatgagattttcatGCCCTTACGTGGAGTGTAACAGAAACAAGCAGCACAAGAAGTTTAAACCCCTGAAAAGTGTCATTTGTGTGAAGAATCACTTCAAGAGGAGCCACTGCCCGAAGGTTTACTCCTGCAATCGGTGCAATAAGAAGAGTTTCTCGGTCGTGGCGGATTTGAAGAGCCATTTGAAGCACTGCGGAGAGAGAAAGTGGCGGTGTTCTTGCGGGACTAGTTTCTCGCGCAAGGATAAGTTGTTCGGGCACATAGTGTTGTTCGAGGGCCATATGCCTGCCATGGCGGACGATCAGGAGAATGGGAAGAGTGCAGCTGCCTCATTGgtggatgatgatgatgatgaattCAAGGATAATAATGGTCTTTTTGATGGATTGGATCCCATTGACGATTATTGCTTTCAAGATGTGCTGAATTCTCCTAATTCTTTGAACACTACCGGTTCTGGGATAGAGGGGTTCTTTAACttttga
- the LOC142522227 gene encoding tubulin-folding cofactor C produces MEESKVPSDPSLQATVVATASPAETLDRKHALMMERLSNRHQARLAEKSQLNSITNASFESTQSFLTQFSQSKLSIDSQLSRIRQEPDPALKPLLDTISLEISTLEKLVAESSYFLPPYELRACLNTVDQLKQTLDDVSSLVLPRKKFSFKNKPTSKTVDSPVVCETEKMQNIDLEKLRFSDSWVAQGFKGIAKGTLVKKFITEESRGKNEEFTLSDLRECKVGLMGCLRSLFVDKLMNCNVYVGAVMGSVLIEGVEGCVFVLASHQIRIHDAKNCDFYLRVRSRPIIEDSHGVRFAPYCLNYEGIEADLKEANLGEETGNWMKVDDFRWLRAVQSPNWSILPENERTGVVDVSNLGHLE; encoded by the coding sequence ATGGAAGAAAGCAAAGTTCCCTCCGATCCATCTTTACAGGCGACGGTTGTCGCAACCGCCTCCCCTGCCGAAACCCTCGATCGAAAGCACGCGTTAATGATGGAGCGCCTATCCAATCGCCACCAGGCACGCCTTGCCGAAAAATCGCAGCTGAACTCCATTACCAATGCCTCTTTTGAGTCCACTCAATCCTTCCTTACTCAATTCTCCCAATCCAAGCTTTCCATCGACTCCCAACTCTCCCGGATCCGTCAAGAACCCGACCCGGCTCTCAAACCCCTCCTCGACACCATCTCCTTGGAAATCTCCACCCTCGAAAAGCTCGTTGCTGAGAGTTCTTACTTTCTGCCACCCTACGAACTCCGCGCATGCCTCAACACCGTCGATCAACTCAAACAAACACTCGATGACGTCAGCTCCCTCGTCTTACCCAGGAAGAAATTCTCCTTCAAGAATAAGCCCACCAGTAAAACCGTAGACAGCCCTGTCGTCTGTGAAACCGAGAAAATGCAGAATATAGATTTGGAAAAGTTAAGATTTTCGGATTCCTGGGTTGCTCAGGGATTTAAGGGCATTGCAAAAGGTACATTGGTGAAGAAATTCATCACCGAGGAGTCGCGGGGTAAAAACGAAGAGTTCACATTATCGGATTTGAGGGAATGTAAGGTTGGATTGATGGGGTGTTTAAGGTCTTTGTTCGTTGATAAGCTGATGAACTGCAACGTTTATGTTGGGGCAGTGATGGGATCCGTTTTGATCGAGGGAGTCGAGGGGTGTGTATTTGTATTGGCATCACACCAGATTCGGATTCATGATGccaaaaattgtgatttttatcTTCGAGTGAGGAGTAGGCCTATAATTGAGGATAGCCACGGGGTTAGATTTGCACCCTATTGTTTGAATTATGAAGGAATTGAGGCTGATCTGAAGGAGGCTAATCTTGGTGAGGAGACAGGGAATTGGATGAAGGTGGACGATTTTCGCTGGTTAAGGGCGGTGCAATCTCCGAATTGGTCAATCTTGCCAGAAAATGAGCGAACTGGGGTGGTTGATGTTTCGAATTTGGGACACTTGGAGTAA
- the LOC142522945 gene encoding large ribosomal subunit protein uL29c has protein sequence MANLSIAASSSFTCVPSSTTSAFHGIRISHLCPYRKPSASYVRATYSPSPTVVMMAKREEELKEIRTKSTEQLNEEIVDLKGELFMLRLQRSARNEYKPSEFRRMHKRVARMLTVKREREIEEGIGKRLSRKLDRKWKKSIVPRPPPSLKKLQEEEAAAEAKKSA, from the exons ATGGCTAACCTCTCCATTGCCGCTTCTTCGAGCTTTACCTGCGTCCCCTCCTCCACCACCTCCGCCTTCCATGGTATTCGGATTTCGCATTTGTGCCCATACCGCAAGCCCAGCGCATCCTATGTCCGGGCTACTTATTCCCCCTCTCCTACCGTCGTGATGATGGCTAAAAGAGAGGAGGAATTGAAGGAAATAAGGACCAAATCTACTGAACAATTGAATGAAGAAATTGTAGACCTCAAAGGGGAGTTGTTCATGCTGCGCCTTCAACGCTCTGCTCGTAACGAGTACAAGCCCAGTGAGTTCCGCAGGATGCATAAACGG GTTGCTCGAATGCTGACGGTTAAGAGGGAGAGGGAAATCGAGGAAGGAATAGGCAAGAGGTTGTCAAGAAAACTGGACCGGAAATGGAAGAAAAGCATTGTTCCTAGGCCGCCTCCATCTCTCAAGAAACTACAAGAGGAGGAAGCTGCTGCAGAAGCAAAGAAATCAGCATGA